The Sander vitreus isolate 19-12246 chromosome 24, sanVit1, whole genome shotgun sequence genome segment AGAGTGCGAGCCGGCGCCGTCTTCCAGTGCCCCCCTAACTGACCCGgatggaggagaaggagggttAACTCACAGTAAGAACACCCACCAGCCCCTTTGTCGGACCCAGTGTGTGGACTTAGGCACTGAGGGTCCTCCTGAGCCCCCGCCTAAACCCCCATCAGACCTTGAACACGACACCCCTGCACAGTCCTCACCCAGCTCCCCACATAAGCACCCACCTGAGCCTCCGTCCGATCCCTCCTCATCAGAGCCAGCGGCCGAGGCTGGCGGGAAGGAGTACCAGGCTAAGCTGGAGTTTGCCCTGAAGCTGGGCTACTTTGAGGAGACAGTGCGACTGGTGCTGTCCAAGCTTGGCCCCGACACCCTCATCAATGACATACTGGGAGAGCTGGTCAAACTGGGCACCAAGTCAGACAGCGAGCAGCCGGCTGGATCATTAGCCTCTACCtcatcttcttcatcctcctcgtcctcctgtgCCTGTTCAGATTTGCTGGACAGCCAGAGGTCAGACTCGCCCTGTCCGTCCGACTCTCTGTGTGACCAGGACAACCTGCGGCCAATTGTGGTGGATGGCAGTAATGTAGCGATGAGGTGAGCAGTCTATGGTAACCGGTTTAATAAAGACACATAGTTAAATCACTTTAAAATATCCttttacatacatattatatgtttatttCTGATTAACCTACATTAAAACCGCAAATGTTAATTCGCTATTATCTTCTGCCTCTTAACTATGTCCTGCAGCCATGGCAACAAGGAAGTGTTTTCCTGCCAGGGCATCCAGCTGGCTGTAGACTGGTTCCTAGAGCGTGGCCATCATGACATCACAGTGTTTGTGCCTGCGTGGAGGAAAGAGCAGTCCCGCCCCGACGCCCCTATAACCGGTCAGTGCAGCAGGCTGATTGAAACAAACCCACAATGCATTTGATAAAGTTGAGAGATTATTATTCTGGCACAGTACTTTTCTCAACCTTACCAAAACTCCCTCCGACACAGATCAGGAGATCTTGCGTCGCCTAGagaaggaaaagatcctggTCTTCACTCCCTCACGGCGTGTCCAAGGTCGGCGCGTGGTTTGCTATGACGACCGCTTCATCGTCAAGCTGGCCTACGAGTCAGACGGCATCATCGTCTCAAATGATAACTACCGAGACCTGGCTAATGAGAAGCCTGAGTGGAAGAAATTCATCGATGAGCGGCTGCTCATGTATTCCTTTGTCAATGACAAGTAAGTAGAGGTGGATCTGTGAGGGACTTATTCTGTCAATATGATAGATCTTGATGACTTAAATGTGATGACTTGGATGTGTTCAAAGAATTGTGACATTTATGATTTATGTCTGTAATTTTGAACTCTGAGATCTTAGTTACAGTTCACCTTTCGTATCCCATTCCCAGCTATTACTCTATCACATCTGACATTTGGTTTAACAAATGCTGTGACAGCTGACATTTTCACTTGGTTTTAAAAGGAGAATTACAGCTTGTTTTATTCTGTCTACCTCCAGTTCCTCCAATCATTTAACATTGAAAATAAGAGATGTAACCTAAAGAATATGCACCTATTTTTATTGTCCTTATTGTCATGTAACTATCTTGTCCTTTCTAACCATCCCCTCCCTTCTTTCAGATTCATGCCCCCAGATGACCCTCTTGGTCGTCATGGCCCCAGCTTAGACAACTTCCTGAGGAAAAGACCCGTCATGCCTGAGCAGAAGAAACAGCCTTGTCCATACGGTGAGAACACAGATATGCACAAAATTCACCTAaatgcacatacacagagaAATAACAACCCATTTAATTTTCATAATTACAATCTGGGGTATAagaacacacaaatgtaataaaACTGAGACATTCTGCCTCCAGGAAAGAAGTGCACTTATGGCCACAAGTGTAAGTACTACCACCCAGAAAGAGGTGCTCAGCCTCAGCGTGCTGTGGCTGATGAGCTGCGTGCCAGTGCCAAGACCTGTGTCGCCACAAGAAACCAGGGGGACACTGGGTTGGTAAAGAGCCACAGTGTGCCAGCTGGCAGCATTGAGGCAAAAAAAGGCGCCCAGAAAAGGCAGTCCGACCCAAGCATCCGAGCTCTGTCGTACAGTGATGCTGAGGAGAAGCTGGCAAAAGGGAGGGCGGAAAGCCAGAAGAACAGTATGTGTGGCAGTAGCAGTGGGAGTATACCCATGTCCTCAGCCCCAGGAGGCCCTTCATCCAGTTTCAGCCTTCCCCAGGACCAGCAGTCCAGAACAGTGACCCCTCATAGTCTACCAGCCCCCAGCCATGACCTTTACCCTCACTGTGAGTCTCCAGACCTGAGCTACTACTCAGTAACGCGTGCTTACTCTGGCCTGAGTCTCTCCTCCAGACGGAGCCCAGACTGTCGCTTCCCCAATGACACAGACCTGCGGGTGGGCTCGATGGGTTCAGCCGGCTCCGAATGCGGCAGCGAAAGCAGCGTGAGTTGCGGGAGCAGCTGCGACTCGTACAGTGAGAGGCCGTGTCCCGGGTGCCCCCCAGACACCTTACTGGAAGACAGCATCCATTTTGCTAATCCCCACAGCCGGCTGTATCCCCATCATGCCGCATCAAACCATGAACTGTGTGGCCTTCATCCGGCCGATTACACAAATATCCAACACAGCCACACGTCTAATACAGGAGTACATAGCTACCACCTGAGTATGGCACGCGGGCAGAGCTGTGCTCACGATCAGCCTCCACCAGAGGCTCCCCAAAAGCGGCCTCTATACCCCTTGCCCCCTCATCTCCAGCACCAGCCGCTGGCTGCACGCTCCAGCTGCCCAGGCGACTACCACTCAATGCCCCAGTCCAACCCTCACCCCCCTGGCTCTCCTCTCGGCCGCTGCCTGGCCCCCACGCGAGGAGAGAGTGTGTCAGACTCGCATCTGTATGAACACCTCTCTACATCGCACCATCACCACCGGACAAAAGCTTTACCCAGCTGGGACTCGTACTACAGACAGGCTCCTTTACCGCCGTCCAGGTATGAGCCATCTGCCTATCAGAGCCTGCCAGACACACAGCAGTCATCCTGGCACGCCCCTCCCTGGGCACAGGACAACTACACCCAGCACCACACCTCCCACCCAGCTCTCCACCCATCCCCGACACATTACTTAAACCACCCACCGCCTCCAGCCCACTCTCCGCACCCGCCTCACCCATCCAGCACTCCTCTCCCGCCGTACCCGCCTCACAGCGCTCACCTGGCAGTGCCCTCCCACGCTCCTCCTTCCTACATGCCGCAGCACCCAGAATCCCCTGCACACAGCCGCTACGGGGACATGAGGGAGAAAGTGTACGTCAACCTGTGCAACATCTTCCCCTCAGAGCTGGTGAGCCGCGTGATGGCCAGGAGCCCCCACATCGCAGACCCCCAGCAGCTGGCAGCTGCTATACTTGCAGAGAAAGCCCAAACAGGGTACTGAAGAACAAAGGAAAGTGTGATCTCCCATTAGAAAACAATAGCAGTTATGTAGTCGGAgtaaaaataggaaaacacaaactGTGGGTGGTTTGCATCAGCAGAGCAAACTTTGCCTTTGAGACACTTGAAAGCATGTTGGGTTTGCATGGTGGTATTTTAAATACTGGAATGCTTTTGGATTGTCTACATGTagagctttttcttttcttatgaCATTAATGAGACAATGCATAGGTTTCAAGGATATAAAATGCTAAAGATAATCCAAATCCAGCTCTGGTTATTGTGCAGGGACAACTAAATCCACTGAACTTTAAGAAGTGTGGAGAGTGCAAGTCATTTGACAAAGTCTTTGACTTTGACACAAAGTGCAACTTGTTCCAGACCTGCCCagttagtctttttttatttatttagtagcTTATTATGTGTATTTCACATGCAGGACTTTTAAtgcatcaaattcaaaaggCCCTTTTTTACACCCAAATCATAACCTAGAGTTGGTATCACATACATCAAACCTATTATGATTCTGATTTGTAGTGACTGTACACTGTACCTACTCTGAGCTGAGTCAAATGGTGTTTgcaaattttcttttctttcatgtgCAAAGCCAGACAGATGGGATTTGTTTTACCTCATAACTATACAGAAAAGTGTCACAGATTTCACTGAATCATTTTCTTAGTGTTACGTGGAAAATCCATCATCACATGACAGTTTCAAACTACTATTTGATCAAGGTCTGTGTATTGTATTAATCTCTTTGTGTGCGTTGTGTGGCCATTTGTTGGTAAAAATGGGTGTCTGAAAGATGGTCGTCTTATTTGAGATGACGTCAGTATTTTGGTCAGAGTTGTAGCTGTAGAGATGGGTGACCCTGTCGTGTGTACCTTAGTTTTAGTAAGggacatctctctctctttctctctctctctttctctctctctctctctctctctggccctTTTCATTTGGGTCAACTCTGGCATCTGCTACAGACAGAGGACATCTGGACATCAGAACAAAACATGtatgtattgtaaatatatttaaGACTCCCCTGCTGGGCTTTTGGCTAACAGCGTCAACTGTTGTCTGTAGCAGATCCCAGCTGAATCCATGCTAGACGGAGAAAAACCTTGTTTGATACAAATTGTATCATTAACTAAGTCGCTGatgttatatacagtacatggacTTGTTGATCAGTATCTAACACTCTTGATGTATTGCTATATGATGAAATGCATTGACAACAGTTATGTTCCAAACGAGATGTTCCAACTCCTAATCTTGTGGAAATTGCTTTTGAGACAATTATTTCAAATATGTTATGAAACAAGAGGAGTTGTCTGCCTACTATGTTTAGGTATCACAACTTCTTTATCTGTGCTTTTGGGTTTTAAAGCtggcttatttttttaaaggagctCCAATTCAATCATGTGAGAAATATGCTTTGGTTTACTTGTTAAATGcccatttgaaaacaaaagtgtATTAGCCTGTTTTTTTCACGGTTAGGGTTGGGGTCAGTTCATtttaagcttctttttttttagcctcttttaTTAAGTCCTTTTAAAGTAACATTATACAACGTTATGCTTGGAATAATAGATAATTTAAGTTTTATCATTAAATCATGAATTAAGTGAACAAACCCCAACCATGTTTAATAAGTAAAGTTTTATATTTGGGTCAGTCCCATATCCCATGGTGGCCATTTTTAATGTCTGTAACACTCTACCAAAGCTCTACCTGGAGTATTTGCAAATGTATAAGACCATGTTTGCCTCATAGAACCAGAAATGATCCAGTCAGTAAAGAGATCTCGAGAATAACAACTACAGCTGCTCAAATGTGGACAGAcacatttagctagctaactggaatGGGAAGTGTTTTAAggacaaaaatattgaaatatcttTGTGCACAGTGCATTACAGGACGGTAGTTTGAAGAAGGGTTTTAATTTCTCCACACACAGGAGGCTCTCTGAGCACTTGCAAAGCTTATGCCAACATGTCCTTGTGTAATTACACACCTGAACTGTTGAGATGTAACATATGCTGGGATGGCCCAAAAATTGAAATTCAGACAAACGTTGCACTTCTATTAGTAGGGTGTTATATATTCTGAATGCAGCATTAGCCTATCTTTGACTAGCTTAGGTGTACTTAATCAGGTAGAGCCCAACCAAAGTGTAACGCCAGTTCAAAATGGCCACAAAGGAATTAAAGTCTACAGAGTGAGCtcatcatacagttcattacaAGCCAGCTACATAAAGCCCACAGGTTTCTTTCCTGTCCAACGTGTCACATTGTACAAATAATGAATAATTGTACAATGACGTGCTGTTGATGAGAGAGAACCTTTGTGTGTATTGAAGAAGCGCCTTCTCTCTGGCCTCCTGGcactgtgtgtcagtgtggcACCTGAGTGTGGGCCAAAAGTAATGCCTCTTCATGGCATTGTGCTTATGACACATCCAATACTCTGAACTATGTTCAGCTAACTGTTAtgcatgttttgatttgttttggtTTCTGCATGATTCCTTGTGTTTAATTTGTGTACATAGCTGTGTTTCTGTCCTGGAAGCTTTGTCTTGATGTTACTGTGAGATGATTGTAGCTGTTGCGATACCTCTAGGCTTACTTATATAGAAAACtgacttgtttttctgttttgtttcataTATCATTTAGTATTGATTTCACAACAACACCCCCCTTTACAATATAAAGTCAAGAGGGAATGCTATTTGTTTTCTGTAAGGCTTGAAATTTACTTCAAAGGATCAGGAAGGATATTTTAGAATGTTTCCCAATTTTGCTttattacatacattttatGACAAACTTCTTTGGAAGTGCACTTGGCCATAGGTAGCGATAATGGAAATGATTATGATAAGTTGACTTCTGTGCTGCAGATATTTAAATGCTATACAGGCCACAACACTGATAGAATGAAAATCCTGTTTCAAATTAGTCAGTAGTAGAATAAGTGTAACTAATTGATTATTGTAACATTCTTACTGTAACTGTGATTGTTCATTAAACGACTGCCTCGAAATGTGATATCCATTGGCACTGTTGTAGTACCACCCCACACTTATtacaattttaaaacatttagaatATTTCATTTAGAAAGCCCTGTACTTTATCTTCCTGTAAAAGTAACATTTAGCCTGGTATTATTTTGCgtaataataacagtacttacaGTACCCAAGTCTTGGCAATCAGGggaaacaaaaatacacactgtAACTAATACAAATATAGAAATAGTTAGATTATTTGCCCAGAAATGCCTATACACTTTTATCCTGCAATAGTTGTGTCCTCTCCAATGCATTTTCTGTCTGCTACTAGACACCAGTAGGCCAAATCCCACTCTATCCAcacctctgtgtctctctctcacacacactcacatacatacacacacacacacacacacacacacacacacacacacacacacacacacacacacacacacacacacacacacacacacacacacacacacacacacacacactacaagcCCCTCCTGCGTGTATCAAGTTAGGGTTATCTATTGGCTGAGCAAGCTGTCGCCTGTCATGTGATTGGTCGACGTAGCCATCAGTCAAGACAGTCAGCGGCCAAGATGGCGGCGGCTAAGGGTAAAAGAAAAGCTTCTTTCTTTCATACAAAAAGATGACTCAATAACCATTCAGTCGTGGATTTAT includes the following:
- the LOC144512738 gene encoding putative ribonuclease ZC3H12C, which codes for MGQKDHVEAGTGHLDLGLDLEYLHVAGADRQAGGADVPPAMEEQGESSGNSSTANSPPPAVVDENAGSDAECEPAPSSSAPLTDPDGGEGGLTHSKNTHQPLCRTQCVDLGTEGPPEPPPKPPSDLEHDTPAQSSPSSPHKHPPEPPSDPSSSEPAAEAGGKEYQAKLEFALKLGYFEETVRLVLSKLGPDTLINDILGELVKLGTKSDSEQPAGSLASTSSSSSSSSSCACSDLLDSQRSDSPCPSDSLCDQDNLRPIVVDGSNVAMSHGNKEVFSCQGIQLAVDWFLERGHHDITVFVPAWRKEQSRPDAPITDQEILRRLEKEKILVFTPSRRVQGRRVVCYDDRFIVKLAYESDGIIVSNDNYRDLANEKPEWKKFIDERLLMYSFVNDKFMPPDDPLGRHGPSLDNFLRKRPVMPEQKKQPCPYGKKCTYGHKCKYYHPERGAQPQRAVADELRASAKTCVATRNQGDTGLVKSHSVPAGSIEAKKGAQKRQSDPSIRALSYSDAEEKLAKGRAESQKNSMCGSSSGSIPMSSAPGGPSSSFSLPQDQQSRTVTPHSLPAPSHDLYPHCESPDLSYYSVTRAYSGLSLSSRRSPDCRFPNDTDLRVGSMGSAGSECGSESSVSCGSSCDSYSERPCPGCPPDTLLEDSIHFANPHSRLYPHHAASNHELCGLHPADYTNIQHSHTSNTGVHSYHLSMARGQSCAHDQPPPEAPQKRPLYPLPPHLQHQPLAARSSCPGDYHSMPQSNPHPPGSPLGRCLAPTRGESVSDSHLYEHLSTSHHHHRTKALPSWDSYYRQAPLPPSRYEPSAYQSLPDTQQSSWHAPPWAQDNYTQHHTSHPALHPSPTHYLNHPPPPAHSPHPPHPSSTPLPPYPPHSAHLAVPSHAPPSYMPQHPESPAHSRYGDMREKVYVNLCNIFPSELVSRVMARSPHIADPQQLAAAILAEKAQTGY